Proteins encoded by one window of Bacteroidales bacterium:
- a CDS encoding ATP-dependent Clp protease ATP-binding subunit gives MEAKFSQRVKDVLSFSREEAVRLGNDYIGVEHLILGIIREGEGLALRILGYLNVDVTELKKTIETAISNHSRKERELENLPLVKQAERALKLTYLEAKLFNSELIGTEHLLLAILKDEDNLVTRSLRKYNVTYELVKEEVKSYLTGSSENSLKEFNESKGQESADFRDELPGGSQDEDPDEAGGLGGLKKPGDSKSKTPVLDNFGRDLTRAAEENRLDPIVGREKELERISQILSRRKKNNPILIGEPGVGKSAIAEGLALRIVQRKVSRALFNKRVFTLDLASLVAGTKYRGQFEERMKAVLNELEKNRDIILFIDEIHTIVGAGNASGSLDASNMFKPALARGEIQCIGATTLDEYRQYIEKDGALERRFQKVLVDPTSPEETIEILNQIKEKYEDHHLVNYSSEAIEACVSLTNRYISDRFLPDKAIDALDEAGARVHISNMHVPVEIINVESLIEEARQKKMKAIKSQKFEEAAKFRDTERKLQADLETQKKRWEDESKINREPVSAENVAEVVAMMTGVPVQRIAQNESDRLINMEDELADSVIGQHDAIKKVVKAIRRNRAGLKDPNKPIGTFIFLGPTGVGKTHLAKVLARYLFDSEDALVRIDMSEYMEKFAVSRLVGAPPGYVGYEEGGQLTEKVRRRPYSIVLLDEIEKAHPDIFHILLQVLDDGVLTDSLGRRVDFKNTIVIMTSNIGSRQLKDFGAGVGFSTNAKQTQSASLAQGVIENALKKAFAPEFLNRIDDVVIFDSLGRDDIHKIIDIELRNLFNRIRKMGYHPEITEAAKDFIVDKGWDEQFGARPLKRAIQKYIEDTLAEEIIKTNLKLGDGIKIDFDTEANDISIAIEPSLLPEKTETFE, from the coding sequence ATGGAAGCTAAATTTTCACAAAGGGTTAAAGATGTCCTTTCATTCAGTCGGGAAGAAGCTGTCCGCCTAGGTAATGATTATATCGGGGTGGAACATCTGATATTGGGGATTATCAGGGAAGGAGAAGGACTAGCTCTGCGGATTCTCGGATACCTTAATGTTGATGTCACTGAACTGAAGAAAACCATAGAAACAGCCATCTCCAATCATTCAAGGAAAGAACGTGAATTGGAGAATCTCCCTCTTGTTAAGCAGGCTGAAAGAGCATTGAAGCTTACTTATCTTGAAGCAAAGTTATTCAATAGCGAACTAATTGGTACTGAACACCTCTTACTTGCCATCCTTAAAGATGAGGACAACCTTGTTACCCGGAGTCTGCGTAAGTATAATGTTACTTACGAACTTGTTAAAGAAGAGGTAAAATCATATCTAACTGGTTCTTCTGAAAATTCATTAAAAGAATTTAATGAGAGTAAGGGGCAGGAAAGTGCTGATTTTCGTGACGAATTACCAGGTGGTTCCCAGGATGAAGATCCTGATGAAGCTGGTGGTCTGGGTGGATTAAAGAAACCCGGCGACAGTAAATCAAAAACACCTGTTCTTGATAACTTTGGAAGGGATCTAACACGTGCCGCAGAGGAAAACAGACTGGATCCTATTGTTGGAAGGGAAAAAGAACTGGAGAGGATATCCCAGATCCTTAGCCGCAGAAAGAAGAATAATCCCATATTGATTGGTGAACCTGGCGTTGGTAAATCAGCAATAGCAGAAGGATTAGCCTTAAGGATCGTTCAACGCAAAGTTTCACGTGCACTTTTCAATAAACGTGTTTTTACCCTTGACCTGGCCTCTCTTGTTGCTGGTACGAAATACCGCGGGCAATTTGAGGAAAGAATGAAAGCTGTTCTGAATGAACTGGAAAAGAACAGGGATATCATTCTTTTCATAGATGAAATCCATACCATCGTTGGTGCAGGGAATGCTTCCGGTTCACTGGATGCATCCAATATGTTCAAGCCTGCATTGGCAAGAGGCGAAATACAGTGCATTGGGGCTACAACTCTTGATGAATACCGTCAGTATATTGAAAAAGATGGTGCTCTGGAACGCAGATTCCAGAAAGTTCTGGTTGATCCAACATCTCCGGAAGAGACTATTGAGATCCTAAACCAGATTAAAGAAAAGTATGAAGATCATCATCTTGTAAACTATTCTTCGGAAGCTATTGAGGCTTGTGTTTCACTGACAAACCGTTATATCAGCGACCGTTTTCTTCCGGATAAGGCTATTGATGCACTTGACGAGGCTGGTGCAAGGGTACATATTTCCAATATGCATGTCCCGGTTGAGATCATCAATGTTGAAAGTCTTATAGAAGAAGCCCGTCAAAAGAAAATGAAGGCTATAAAAAGCCAGAAATTTGAAGAAGCTGCGAAATTCAGGGATACCGAGCGAAAACTACAAGCTGATCTTGAAACACAGAAAAAGCGTTGGGAAGATGAGTCTAAAATTAATCGTGAACCAGTTTCTGCTGAAAATGTGGCAGAAGTAGTGGCCATGATGACAGGTGTTCCGGTACAAAGGATTGCTCAAAATGAAAGTGACAGACTAATCAATATGGAGGATGAGCTGGCGGATTCTGTTATCGGTCAGCATGATGCAATCAAGAAGGTTGTAAAAGCCATCCGCAGAAACAGGGCTGGCTTGAAAGATCCTAATAAGCCCATCGGTACCTTCATCTTTTTAGGACCAACAGGTGTTGGGAAAACACACCTTGCCAAAGTACTTGCCAGATACTTATTTGATTCTGAAGACGCACTTGTAAGAATCGACATGAGTGAATACATGGAGAAATTTGCCGTATCCAGGCTCGTGGGTGCACCTCCGGGATATGTTGGATATGAAGAAGGTGGCCAGCTGACAGAAAAAGTACGGCGTCGCCCCTACTCTATTGTCCTTCTGGATGAAATTGAAAAAGCCCATCCTGATATATTCCATATACTTTTACAGGTTTTGGATGATGGTGTTCTTACTGATAGTCTTGGCCGCAGAGTTGACTTCAAAAATACTATTGTGATCATGACCTCGAATATTGGATCCAGGCAATTGAAAGACTTCGGTGCCGGTGTAGGATTCAGTACAAATGCCAAGCAAACCCAAAGTGCATCGCTTGCTCAGGGAGTCATTGAAAATGCATTGAAGAAAGCATTTGCCCCTGAATTCCTGAACCGTATTGATGATGTTGTAATATTTGATTCACTTGGACGTGATGATATACATAAGATCATTGATATTGAATTGAGAAATCTCTTCAACAGGATTCGTAAAATGGGATATCATCCTGAAATTACTGAAGCTGCAAAGGATTTCATTGTAGATAAAGGATGGGATGAACAATTTGGTGCTCGTCCATTGAAGCGGGCCATTCAAAAGTATATTGAAGATACACTGGCTGAGGAAATTATAAAAACCAACCTTAAATTAGGGGATGGAATAAAGATTGATTTCGATACTGAGGCCAATGATATTTCTATTGCGATTGAACCATCACTCCTGCCCGAGAAGACTGAAACGTTTGAATAA
- a CDS encoding acyl-CoA dehydrogenase family protein codes for MENFYTDNPHLNFQLQHPLMEKIVRLKENNYRDHEAFDYAPMDFEDAVDSYHKVLEIVGEICGEVIGPNAESVDHDGPQLINNEVQYAKRTQEHHDVLTKAGLIGMSLPREYGGLNFPMVPYVMAAELVSRADAGFANIWGLQDCAETIHEFASDEIKNEYLPRFNKGATAAMDLTEPDAGSDLQAVQLKATYDIQKDTWYLNGVKRFITNGDADISLVLARSEEGTSDARGLSLYVYDRAHKAVSVRRIENKLGIKGSPTCELVFKNAPAKLIGETKLGLIKYVMSLMNSARLGVGAQSVGIAEAAYREAVKYAHEREQFGKAIIQYPAVYEMLTVMRVKIDGIRTLLYETARYVDMYKAYSFIQHDRKLEAQERDEMKYYQKNADVLTPLLKLVASEYCNQIAYDALQIHGGTGYMKDFPVERIFRDARITTIYEGTSQLQVVAAIRGVTNGSYLKLMKEYHDKVVKPEHEYLKSLLEKMTDQYAKTVEKVTEFTDNEYIDYHARRLVEMAGNILIGHMLLQDTNREASYKISADIFIRKGRAENIASVSYINNSHPKDLGDFKMI; via the coding sequence ATGGAAAATTTCTATACTGATAATCCCCACCTAAACTTCCAGTTGCAGCATCCTTTAATGGAAAAAATTGTCAGGCTCAAGGAAAACAATTACAGGGATCACGAAGCCTTTGATTATGCTCCTATGGACTTTGAAGATGCAGTGGACAGTTATCATAAGGTGCTGGAAATTGTCGGGGAGATCTGTGGAGAAGTAATTGGTCCGAATGCTGAATCTGTTGATCATGACGGTCCACAATTGATAAACAATGAAGTGCAATATGCCAAAAGGACCCAGGAACATCACGATGTACTCACAAAAGCGGGCCTGATTGGAATGTCCTTACCCAGGGAATATGGCGGACTGAATTTTCCAATGGTGCCTTATGTTATGGCAGCAGAATTGGTTTCCAGGGCTGATGCAGGGTTTGCAAATATCTGGGGTTTACAGGATTGCGCTGAAACTATTCATGAATTTGCTTCTGATGAAATTAAGAATGAATACCTTCCTCGTTTTAATAAAGGAGCTACTGCCGCTATGGATCTTACCGAACCAGATGCAGGAAGTGACTTACAGGCTGTCCAACTGAAAGCTACCTATGATATTCAAAAGGATACATGGTATCTGAATGGAGTAAAAAGGTTTATTACAAACGGTGATGCTGATATTTCTCTGGTATTAGCGCGCTCAGAAGAAGGAACATCAGATGCACGTGGTCTTTCATTGTATGTTTACGACAGGGCCCATAAAGCTGTCTCTGTTAGAAGAATAGAAAATAAACTGGGTATCAAAGGGTCACCTACCTGTGAACTTGTCTTTAAAAATGCCCCTGCAAAACTGATAGGTGAAACCAAACTCGGACTGATAAAGTATGTGATGTCACTGATGAATTCAGCCCGCCTGGGTGTTGGGGCTCAATCAGTTGGTATTGCTGAAGCTGCTTATCGGGAAGCTGTAAAATATGCCCATGAACGTGAACAATTCGGGAAAGCCATTATTCAATATCCGGCAGTTTATGAAATGTTGACTGTTATGCGGGTAAAAATAGATGGAATCAGGACTTTATTGTATGAAACAGCGCGTTATGTAGATATGTATAAAGCCTATTCCTTTATTCAGCATGACCGGAAACTGGAAGCCCAGGAAAGGGATGAAATGAAGTATTATCAGAAAAATGCTGATGTATTAACTCCTCTGCTTAAACTTGTTGCCAGTGAATATTGTAATCAGATTGCCTATGATGCGCTTCAGATTCATGGCGGAACAGGATATATGAAGGATTTCCCTGTAGAACGCATTTTCAGGGATGCACGTATTACCACCATCTATGAAGGCACTTCTCAGCTGCAGGTAGTTGCTGCAATACGCGGTGTCACAAATGGTTCCTACCTGAAGCTGATGAAGGAATATCATGACAAAGTTGTAAAACCTGAACATGAATACCTCAAGTCGTTGTTGGAAAAAATGACGGATCAATATGCTAAAACGGTAGAGAAAGTTACTGAGTTCACTGATAATGAATATATTGATTATCATGCCCGCCGACTTGTTGAAATGGCCGGAAATATTTTAATTGGACATATGCTTCTGCAAGATACCAACCGTGAAGCATCCTATAAAATCAGCGCAGACATTTTTATCAGGAAAGGAAGAGCCGAAAATATTGCCAGCGTTAGCTACATCAATAATTCGCATCCCAAGGATCTTGGAGATTTTAAAATGATCTGA
- a CDS encoding electron transfer flavoprotein subunit alpha/FixB family protein: MNNIFVYCEVSEEKSISDVSLELLSKGRKLANELKVKLEAVVLGNKVQNLESTLFPFGVDVIHLAEDKRLFPYLTLPHSKLLIDLFTKEKPEIVLFGATSIGRDLAPRIASALKCGLTADCTSLEIGDHTENKTQKLYKNLLYQIRPAFGGNIIATIINPDTRPQMATVREGVMKKEIVGTDYKGIVKPLDAKSLLSDEDFVVEIIERHIEKSKVNIKNAGIIISGGYGVGSKENFKLLYELAEVLGADVGATRAAVDAGFEDHERQIGQTGVTVRPKLYIACGISGAVQHRAGMDQSAQIISINTDPNAPINFIADYTIIGSVTEVIPKMIKYYKKNSK, translated from the coding sequence GTGAATAATATATTTGTGTATTGTGAAGTTTCGGAAGAAAAGTCAATCTCCGATGTCAGCCTTGAATTACTTTCAAAAGGACGTAAATTAGCTAATGAACTGAAGGTAAAGCTTGAAGCCGTTGTACTGGGTAATAAAGTCCAGAATCTGGAATCAACATTATTTCCTTTTGGTGTGGATGTAATCCATCTGGCAGAGGATAAAAGGCTCTTCCCATACCTGACCTTGCCTCATTCGAAACTGCTTATCGATCTTTTTACAAAGGAGAAACCTGAAATTGTACTGTTTGGTGCTACCAGCATTGGGCGTGACCTTGCACCCAGGATTGCTTCTGCTTTGAAATGCGGATTAACCGCCGACTGCACTAGCCTGGAAATAGGAGATCACACTGAAAACAAAACGCAGAAACTTTATAAAAATCTTCTTTACCAGATTCGCCCGGCATTTGGTGGCAACATCATTGCTACAATCATCAACCCCGATACCCGGCCTCAGATGGCTACTGTCCGCGAAGGTGTCATGAAAAAGGAAATTGTTGGCACTGATTATAAAGGTATAGTTAAACCATTAGATGCCAAGTCTTTACTTTCTGATGAAGACTTTGTTGTAGAAATAATCGAAAGACATATTGAAAAAAGTAAAGTGAATATTAAGAATGCAGGCATCATTATCTCCGGTGGATATGGTGTTGGTTCAAAAGAAAATTTCAAACTGCTTTATGAACTGGCAGAAGTTTTAGGTGCAGATGTTGGTGCAACACGAGCTGCTGTAGATGCAGGTTTTGAGGACCATGAAAGGCAAATCGGACAAACTGGTGTAACCGTCAGGCCAAAGCTATATATCGCATGCGGAATTTCGGGCGCTGTTCAACATCGTGCAGGGATGGATCAATCTGCCCAGATTATTTCTATTAACACTGATCCTAATGCACCTATTAATTTCATTGCAGATTATACAATTATTGGCAGTGTTACTGAGGTGATTCCTAAGATGATCAAATACTATAAGAAAAATTCCAAGTAA
- a CDS encoding electron transfer flavoprotein subunit beta/FixA family protein, producing MKYRIVVLAKQVPDTRNVGKDAMKADGTVNRAALPAIFNPEDLNALEQALRIKDRFPDSEVIVLTMGPFRAAEIIREALYRGADKGYLITDRKFAGSDTLATSYAISLAVKKLAPFHFVISGRQAIDGDTAQVGPQTAEKLHIPQVTYAEDIQNIDGLSAFIKRRLEMGVEVVKSSLPVAITVHGSAPSCRPRLAKLVMKYKHARTVTELQEETKDYTDLYSHRPYLQIDEWTVADLDADVENLGLSGSPTKVKKIENVILAHKESKKLTADDKDMEGLMLELIQSHVIG from the coding sequence ATGAAGTATAGAATCGTAGTCTTAGCAAAGCAGGTACCCGATACGCGTAATGTCGGGAAAGATGCCATGAAGGCCGATGGAACGGTTAATCGTGCAGCCTTACCTGCAATTTTCAATCCGGAAGATTTGAACGCTTTGGAACAAGCACTTAGAATTAAGGACAGGTTTCCTGATTCAGAAGTTATCGTACTTACCATGGGACCCTTTCGTGCTGCCGAAATTATCAGGGAAGCGCTATACCGGGGTGCAGATAAGGGATATCTGATTACTGACAGGAAATTTGCCGGTAGTGATACCTTAGCTACTTCTTATGCCATTTCATTGGCCGTTAAGAAATTAGCTCCTTTCCATTTCGTGATTTCTGGCAGACAGGCTATTGATGGAGATACCGCACAAGTCGGGCCTCAAACAGCAGAGAAATTGCATATTCCGCAGGTCACCTATGCAGAGGATATTCAGAATATCGATGGACTTAGTGCTTTTATCAAGAGACGACTTGAAATGGGCGTAGAAGTGGTGAAATCCAGTTTACCGGTTGCTATTACTGTGCATGGCTCGGCTCCATCATGCAGGCCCCGCCTGGCAAAACTTGTTATGAAATATAAACATGCCCGCACTGTAACTGAACTCCAGGAAGAAACTAAGGATTATACTGATTTATACTCCCACAGGCCTTATCTTCAGATCGATGAATGGACCGTTGCTGACCTGGATGCTGATGTGGAGAATCTTGGGTTATCGGGTTCGCCAACTAAGGTGAAGAAAATTGAAAATGTGATTCTGGCTCATAAGGAAAGTAAGAAATTGACTGCCGATGATAAAGATATGGAAGGGCTAATGCTTGAATTGATTCAAAGCCACGTCATAGGGTAA
- a CDS encoding energy transducer TonB: MKNRSDKGHKEKKFLEIPSYPGGKQAFIKFIEEQLIYPEEALQNLIEGTVYLEYTVDNIGTVGDVIITHGVGFGCDEEALRLVSLLRYDPKRNRGIRMKTKMKTRIRFDLPAHLKPQPTINITYTSPVTENKIPPVVNPGEGYGYTINLE, encoded by the coding sequence ATGAAGAACAGAAGCGATAAAGGCCATAAAGAGAAAAAATTCCTTGAAATCCCATCATACCCCGGGGGGAAGCAAGCTTTCATTAAGTTTATTGAAGAGCAGCTGATTTATCCTGAGGAAGCTTTGCAAAATCTTATTGAAGGCACAGTATACCTGGAATACACAGTTGATAACATTGGAACGGTTGGTGATGTGATTATCACTCATGGTGTTGGATTTGGCTGTGATGAAGAAGCTTTGCGACTTGTTAGCCTTTTACGTTATGACCCAAAGAGAAACAGGGGAATACGGATGAAAACCAAGATGAAAACCCGAATTCGCTTTGACTTACCAGCGCATCTTAAGCCTCAGCCAACAATAAATATTACCTACACCAGTCCGGTGACTGAAAATAAAATTCCCCCGGTTGTAAATCCGGGGGAAGGATATGGCTATACTATTAATTTAGAGTAA
- a CDS encoding enoyl-ACP reductase, with amino-acid sequence MSYNLLKGKKGIIFGALNERSIAWKTAERAYEEGAEFVLTNTPMALRMGDTDKLAEKCNTIVVPADATSVKDLEALFKTTLEHFGGKIDFILHSIGMSPNVRKKIPYDDLNYEYYLKTMDISAISFHKVIQAAKKLDAVNEWGSIVALSYIAAQRTLFEYNDMADAKAALESIARSFGYIYGREKKIRINTISQSPTLTTAGSGVKGIDGLMDFTERMSPLGNATAEECADYCITLFSDLTKKVTMQNLFNDGGFSSMGMSYRAMNMYNKSLECKDCHSNPHNEDSE; translated from the coding sequence ATGTCATATAACTTACTAAAAGGGAAAAAAGGTATCATTTTTGGGGCACTGAATGAAAGGTCAATAGCTTGGAAGACAGCTGAAAGGGCATATGAAGAAGGTGCTGAATTCGTTCTCACCAATACGCCGATGGCCTTAAGAATGGGAGACACTGATAAACTGGCTGAGAAATGCAACACAATCGTGGTTCCTGCTGATGCTACCAGTGTTAAAGACCTTGAAGCATTGTTCAAAACCACACTTGAACACTTTGGCGGTAAAATTGACTTTATCCTTCATTCTATAGGGATGTCACCTAATGTGCGGAAAAAAATTCCTTATGATGACCTGAATTACGAGTATTACCTCAAAACCATGGATATTTCCGCGATCTCATTTCATAAAGTCATCCAGGCCGCTAAAAAGCTGGATGCCGTTAATGAATGGGGATCAATAGTTGCCCTTTCCTATATTGCTGCCCAACGGACGCTTTTTGAGTACAATGATATGGCCGATGCTAAAGCCGCCCTGGAAAGCATTGCACGCAGTTTTGGCTACATCTATGGACGGGAGAAAAAGATCAGGATTAATACCATCTCTCAATCACCAACACTAACCACTGCCGGTAGCGGCGTCAAAGGAATTGACGGATTGATGGACTTCACTGAAAGGATGTCACCGCTTGGGAATGCAACGGCAGAAGAATGTGCTGATTATTGTATCACATTATTCAGCGATCTAACCAAAAAAGTGACTATGCAGAACCTTTTCAATGATGGTGGGTTCTCAAGTATGGGGATGAGTTACCGTGCTATGAATATGTATAATAAAAGTCTTGAATGTAAGGATTGTCACTCCAATCCACATAATGAAGATTCTGAATGA
- the recN gene encoding DNA repair protein RecN yields the protein MLLNLTVENFILIQNLELELSGGFTCISGETGAGKSILVGALGLILGLRADSQVLMDKSKKCIVEGTFTLDGYGLEDTFEASDLDYESVSIFRREINPLGKSRAFINDTPVNLTVMKEIGEKLLDIHSQNQTLDLNGAAFQLAMIDSYAGISSELKRYEILYKQYLVVQKQLAAYIEQEKKSNADREYFEFQLEELTKAELIPGEAEEFETELELLNHSEEIKVRLFSSLNLLDNEDNSILSRLSEARQTIEQASRYTGKLESINERISGCLIELKELTSELRNLSEHIQHDPDRIMFITQRLDLIYNLMQKHKVKEIEELIKLREQYASGISEIESIGDRIEKLTAELKSLEKDLAEVSQVLHEKRLKVFPGIVTEMEVLLNELGMPAAKFHIDNKVIDHYTATGKDKVSFMFAANKGSELKEVQKVASGGELSRLMLAIKSLVVKRSLLPTILFDEIDSGVSGEIAGKIGNIMRKMSANMQVVAITHLPQIAGKAHHHLLAYKEHGEVNTISNLRKLSDEERVNEIARMLSDETITDTARAAAKELMIN from the coding sequence ATGCTCCTTAACCTCACGGTTGAGAATTTCATTCTCATCCAGAACCTTGAGCTTGAATTGTCTGGAGGATTTACATGCATCTCGGGTGAAACGGGAGCTGGTAAATCAATCCTGGTTGGTGCATTGGGGTTGATTCTTGGGTTAAGAGCAGACTCTCAGGTTTTAATGGATAAAAGTAAAAAGTGCATCGTTGAAGGGACTTTCACTTTGGACGGGTATGGCCTGGAAGATACTTTTGAAGCATCAGATCTGGACTATGAATCCGTTTCCATCTTCCGCAGGGAAATAAATCCATTGGGAAAATCCAGGGCATTTATCAATGATACGCCTGTAAATCTTACTGTGATGAAGGAGATAGGGGAGAAGCTGTTGGATATACACTCCCAGAATCAAACACTGGATCTCAATGGAGCAGCGTTTCAATTAGCCATGATTGATTCCTACGCAGGGATTTCTTCTGAACTTAAGAGGTATGAAATTCTGTATAAACAGTATTTGGTTGTGCAGAAACAACTTGCAGCATACATTGAGCAAGAAAAAAAATCCAATGCCGACAGGGAGTATTTTGAATTTCAACTGGAAGAGCTGACTAAAGCTGAATTGATTCCTGGAGAAGCAGAGGAATTTGAAACCGAACTTGAATTATTGAATCATTCAGAAGAAATAAAAGTAAGATTATTCTCATCCCTTAATCTTCTGGATAATGAGGATAACAGCATCCTTTCAAGGCTCTCTGAAGCTCGTCAGACCATTGAACAGGCTTCAAGGTATACCGGGAAACTTGAATCTATCAATGAACGAATTTCCGGCTGCCTGATTGAACTCAAGGAATTAACATCTGAACTCAGGAACTTATCTGAACATATTCAACATGATCCGGATAGAATCATGTTTATCACTCAACGCCTCGACCTCATTTATAACCTGATGCAAAAGCATAAGGTGAAAGAGATCGAAGAATTGATTAAATTGCGGGAACAGTATGCTTCAGGAATTAGTGAAATTGAATCAATAGGCGACCGAATAGAAAAACTCACCGCGGAATTGAAAAGTCTGGAAAAAGATCTTGCCGAAGTTTCACAGGTATTACACGAGAAACGCCTGAAGGTTTTTCCTGGTATTGTTACTGAAATGGAGGTGCTGTTGAATGAATTGGGAATGCCTGCAGCTAAGTTTCACATCGACAATAAAGTAATTGATCATTATACGGCAACTGGTAAGGATAAAGTGAGTTTTATGTTTGCAGCCAATAAAGGCAGTGAACTTAAAGAAGTACAGAAAGTGGCTTCGGGTGGAGAACTGTCAAGGTTGATGCTTGCCATTAAATCATTGGTTGTTAAAAGAAGCCTGCTTCCTACAATCCTGTTTGATGAAATTGACTCCGGTGTGTCCGGGGAAATTGCAGGTAAAATTGGAAATATCATGAGAAAGATGTCTGCAAACATGCAGGTTGTCGCTATCACACACCTTCCTCAGATTGCTGGTAAAGCTCATCATCACCTTCTTGCCTACAAGGAGCATGGTGAAGTGAATACTATCTCAAATCTTAGAAAGCTTTCAGACGAAGAAAGGGTTAATGAGATTGCCAGGATGCTGAGTGATGAAACAATTACTGATACTGCCAGGGCAGCAGCAAAGGAATTAATGATAAATTGA
- a CDS encoding DUF4835 family protein encodes MIKVLRLIIIVIVFALPMWVNGQEFICQVQVNAPQVEGSERKVFQTLQQSIYEFVNNRKWTNYTFRPEERIECSILITISDRLSSDQFKGKINVILQRPVYKTSYNTTLLNYLDKDFDFRYVEFEPLDYNDDAFTSNLTSVLAYYVYIMLAVDGDSYSKFGGTPYYEKARAVINAAQNAPERGWKAFESMKNRYWLVENMLNSTYSPLREGIYQYHRLGLDIMTDNIDLGRSAINDCLENFQRAGREKPGLFTLQLMMDAKRDELLNVYSQASPMDKTKAVNILKELDPANSSKYQQIMQQQQPGLGGK; translated from the coding sequence ATGATTAAAGTACTTCGTCTGATTATTATTGTCATAGTATTCGCTCTGCCAATGTGGGTGAATGGACAGGAATTTATTTGCCAGGTCCAGGTAAATGCACCCCAGGTTGAAGGATCTGAACGTAAAGTATTTCAAACTCTTCAGCAATCGATCTATGAATTTGTGAATAACAGGAAGTGGACAAATTATACTTTCAGGCCTGAAGAACGTATCGAATGTTCCATTCTGATCACAATCTCTGACCGGCTTTCGTCGGATCAATTCAAAGGAAAAATTAATGTGATCCTTCAACGTCCGGTTTACAAAACATCTTACAACACTACATTATTGAATTATCTCGATAAAGATTTTGATTTCCGTTATGTAGAGTTTGAGCCTTTAGATTATAATGATGATGCATTTACATCTAATTTAACCTCTGTATTGGCTTACTATGTTTATATCATGCTGGCTGTTGATGGTGATTCATATTCCAAGTTTGGCGGCACTCCTTACTATGAAAAAGCCAGGGCAGTTATCAATGCTGCACAAAATGCCCCGGAAAGAGGTTGGAAAGCGTTTGAAAGCATGAAAAACCGCTACTGGCTAGTGGAAAATATGCTGAACAGCACTTACAGCCCGCTTAGGGAAGGCATTTATCAATACCATCGCCTTGGACTTGATATCATGACCGATAATATAGATCTTGGCAGATCAGCCATAAATGATTGCCTTGAGAATTTTCAACGTGCAGGTCGTGAAAAACCAGGTTTGTTCACACTTCAGCTTATGATGGATGCAAAACGGGATGAATTGTTGAATGTTTATTCACAAGCATCTCCTATGGATAAGACAAAAGCTGTCAACATCCTGAAAGAATTGGATCCTGCCAATTCATCCAAATATCAGCAAATCATGCAACAGCAGCAGCCCGGTCTTGGTGGCAAATAA